One window of Ralstonia pickettii DTP0602 genomic DNA carries:
- a CDS encoding glutamate--cysteine ligase (K01919: gshA; glutamate--cysteine ligase [EC:6.3.2.2]): MVPHLITALNGPLLELEKKILDATPSIERWFRLEWQEHTPPFYCSVDLRNAGFKLAPVDTNLFPGGFNNLAPEMLPLAVQAAMAAIEKICPDAKNLLLIPERHTRNMFYLQNVARLSLIMRQAGLNVRLGSLSEEITEPTPIELPDGQTLVVEPLARLGTKGRRLGLKDFDPCSILLNNDLSAGIPPILENINEQYLLPPLHAGWSTRRKSSHFAAYDEVAKKFAKLIDIDQWMVNPYFARTTGVNFHERVGEEELADAVEGVLKKIAKKYREYGIKETPYVVVKADAGTYGMGIMTVRDPSEVKGLNRKERNKMSVVKEGLEVSDVIIQEGVHTFEKVNEAVAEPVVYMIDRYVVGGFYRVHTGRGNDENLNAPGMHFVPLAFAPNGIPDSHAKPGAAVPNRFYMYGVVARLALLAASLELEKTDPNPIL; this comes from the coding sequence ATGGTCCCGCATCTCATCACCGCGCTGAACGGTCCGCTGCTCGAACTGGAAAAGAAGATCCTGGACGCCACGCCGTCCATCGAGCGCTGGTTCAGGCTGGAATGGCAGGAGCATACCCCTCCGTTCTATTGCTCGGTGGACCTGCGCAATGCCGGCTTCAAGCTGGCGCCGGTCGATACCAACTTGTTCCCCGGCGGCTTCAACAACCTGGCGCCCGAAATGCTGCCGCTGGCGGTGCAGGCGGCGATGGCGGCGATCGAGAAGATCTGCCCGGACGCCAAGAACCTGCTGCTGATCCCGGAGCGTCACACCCGCAACATGTTCTACCTCCAGAACGTGGCGAGGCTGTCGCTGATCATGCGCCAGGCGGGCCTGAACGTGCGCCTGGGCTCGCTCTCCGAGGAAATCACCGAACCGACCCCGATCGAACTGCCCGACGGCCAGACCCTGGTGGTCGAGCCGCTGGCGCGCCTGGGCACCAAGGGCCGCCGCCTGGGGCTGAAGGACTTCGATCCCTGTTCGATCCTGCTGAACAACGACCTGTCGGCCGGGATCCCGCCGATCCTGGAAAACATCAACGAGCAGTACCTGCTGCCGCCGCTGCACGCCGGCTGGTCCACCCGCCGCAAGAGCAGCCACTTTGCCGCCTATGACGAGGTGGCGAAGAAGTTCGCCAAGCTGATCGACATCGACCAGTGGATGGTCAACCCGTACTTTGCGCGCACCACCGGCGTGAATTTCCACGAGCGCGTGGGCGAGGAGGAACTGGCCGACGCGGTGGAAGGCGTGCTCAAGAAAATCGCCAAGAAGTACCGCGAGTACGGCATCAAGGAAACGCCGTACGTGGTGGTCAAGGCCGATGCCGGCACTTACGGCATGGGCATCATGACCGTGCGCGACCCGTCCGAGGTCAAGGGCCTGAACCGGAAGGAGCGCAACAAGATGAGCGTCGTCAAGGAAGGCCTCGAGGTCAGCGACGTGATCATCCAGGAAGGCGTGCACACCTTCGAGAAGGTCAACGAGGCGGTGGCCGAGCCGGTGGTCTACATGATCGACCGCTACGTGGTCGGCGGCTTCTACCGCGTGCACACCGGCCGCGGCAACGACGAGAACCTGAACGCCCCGGGCATGCACTTCGTGCCGCTAGCGTTCGCCCCGAACGGCATCCCTGACAGCCACGCCAAGCCCGGCGCGGCGGTGCCTAACCGGTTCTACATGTACGGCGTGGTGGCGCGATTGGCGCTGCTGGCGGCATCGCTGGAACTCGAGAAAACCGACCCGAACCCGATCCTGTGA
- a CDS encoding hypothetical protein (K09806: K09806; hypothetical protein) — protein MHKGETMKPTDLFNDLQNKVSEALRNSPARDIEKNVRSMMTQGFARLDLVTREEFDVQSQVLARTRARLEELESRVAELERRAGIPPGAGSVDSTGGA, from the coding sequence GTGCACAAAGGAGAAACCATGAAACCGACCGATCTCTTCAACGACCTGCAAAACAAGGTCAGCGAGGCGCTGCGCAATTCGCCGGCAAGGGACATCGAAAAGAACGTGCGCAGCATGATGACGCAGGGCTTCGCCCGCCTCGACCTGGTCACGCGCGAGGAATTCGACGTCCAGTCGCAGGTGCTGGCCCGCACCCGCGCCCGCCTGGAGGAACTGGAAAGCCGCGTGGCCGAGCTGGAGCGCCGGGCCGGCATCCCGCCCGGCGCCGGGTCGGTGGACTCGACCGGGGGCGCATGA
- a CDS encoding phosphocarrier protein HPr (K11189: PTS-HPR; phosphocarrier protein), which translates to MLQRDTTIINKLGLHARASAKLTQLAGSFVSQVKMSRNGRQVDAKSIMGVMMLAAGIGSTITLETDGPDEQEAMDALLALIANRFGEGE; encoded by the coding sequence ATGCTGCAGAGGGACACCACCATCATCAATAAGCTCGGACTGCATGCTCGCGCGTCCGCAAAGCTGACCCAGCTCGCAGGCAGCTTTGTCAGCCAGGTCAAGATGTCCCGCAACGGACGCCAGGTCGATGCCAAGAGCATCATGGGCGTGATGATGCTGGCGGCCGGGATCGGGTCGACCATCACCCTGGAGACCGACGGGCCCGACGAGCAGGAGGCGATGGACGCGCTGCTGGCGCTGATCGCCAATCGTTTTGGTGAGGGAGAGTGA
- a CDS encoding (2Fe-2S)-binding protein (K02192: bfd; bacterioferritin-associated ferredoxin): MLSFCISDILTFIRSGMPVPRAPQEGVVYVCICNQITDREIHGAAHLGIETLDELAETLGVGTCCGRCRECAHQVLQEGVAAVRNVTVATLANIQVVEISSCSASGPCTIMDTRDPAVANDQRKALVA; encoded by the coding sequence TTGTTATCATTTTGCATCTCTGATATTCTGACGTTCATTCGCAGTGGCATGCCGGTGCCACGCGCCCCACAGGAGGGAGTTGTGTACGTCTGTATCTGCAACCAGATCACCGATCGTGAGATTCACGGTGCCGCACACCTTGGCATCGAAACCCTCGACGAACTGGCCGAAACGCTTGGCGTTGGCACGTGCTGCGGCCGCTGCCGTGAGTGCGCGCACCAGGTGTTGCAGGAAGGCGTGGCAGCGGTGCGCAACGTCACCGTGGCGACCCTCGCCAACATCCAGGTTGTGGAGATTTCTTCCTGTTCCGCATCAGGCCCATGTACCATAATGGACACTCGGGACCCGGCAGTCGCGAACGACCAGCGCAAGGCGTTGGTTGCCTGA
- a CDS encoding phosphoenolpyruvate-protein phosphotransferase (K08483: PTS-EI.PTSI, ptsI; phosphotransferase system, enzyme I, PtsI [EC:2.7.3.9]) produces the protein MPFALHGIPVSRGVAIGRAHLLAPAALDVTHYLVDEDRLDAEVERLRAARAAVRAELAALKRDLPRDAPEELGAFLDVHAMILDDEALAREPEALIRGRRYNAEWALTTRLEELMRQFEEIEDEYLRERKTDIRQVVERILKALAGAPVLVPAPVPALAADGEAAPGVIVVAHDIAPADMLQFRHTIFHGFVTDMGGRTSHTAIVARSLDIPAAVGVQSASELIRQDDWIIIDGDAGLVIVDPTAIILEEYRHRQSERALEKKRLQRLRHTPAVTLDGLEIELLANIEMAEDAGAALVAGAVGVGLFRSEFLFMNRRDELPDEDEQFQAYRGAVDAMHGLPVTIRTIDVGADKPLDGRDGRGDGRGDEFETALNPALGLRAIRWSLSEPGMFLTQLRALLRASAFGPVRLLVPMLAHASEIDQTLALIAKAKRQLDERGEPYDPGMKVGAMIEIPAAVLLLPLFLRKMDFLSIGTNDLIQYTLAIDRADNAVAHLFDPLHPAVLQLVARTIREANRAGVPVAVCGEMAGDPSMTRLLLGMGLREFSMHPAQLLRVKQEILHANCQLLEPLVDQVLNAYDPEEQAAALRLLARP, from the coding sequence ATGCCTTTCGCCTTGCACGGCATTCCGGTCTCGCGTGGCGTCGCCATCGGGCGCGCGCACCTGCTCGCGCCCGCGGCGCTGGATGTGACGCATTACCTGGTCGATGAAGACCGGCTCGACGCCGAGGTCGAACGGCTGCGCGCCGCGCGCGCCGCGGTACGGGCGGAACTGGCGGCGCTCAAGCGCGACCTGCCGCGCGACGCGCCCGAGGAGCTGGGTGCCTTCCTCGACGTGCACGCGATGATCCTCGACGACGAGGCGCTGGCGCGCGAGCCCGAGGCGCTGATCCGGGGCCGCCGCTACAACGCTGAGTGGGCACTCACCACGCGCCTCGAAGAGCTGATGCGCCAGTTCGAGGAAATCGAGGACGAGTACCTGCGCGAGCGCAAGACCGATATCCGGCAGGTTGTGGAGCGCATCCTGAAGGCGCTGGCGGGGGCCCCCGTGCTGGTGCCTGCGCCGGTGCCGGCGCTGGCCGCCGACGGCGAAGCCGCGCCTGGCGTGATCGTGGTCGCCCACGACATCGCCCCGGCCGACATGCTGCAGTTCCGCCACACCATCTTCCACGGGTTTGTGACCGACATGGGCGGGCGCACCTCGCATACCGCCATCGTCGCGCGCAGCCTGGATATCCCGGCCGCGGTCGGCGTGCAGAGCGCGAGCGAGCTGATCCGCCAGGACGACTGGATCATCATCGACGGCGACGCCGGGCTGGTGATCGTCGACCCGACCGCCATCATCCTCGAGGAATACCGCCACCGGCAGAGCGAGCGCGCGCTGGAAAAGAAGCGCCTGCAACGCTTGCGGCACACGCCGGCAGTAACACTGGACGGGCTCGAGATCGAGCTGCTGGCCAATATCGAGATGGCCGAGGACGCTGGCGCGGCGCTAGTGGCCGGCGCGGTCGGCGTGGGCCTGTTCCGTTCCGAATTCCTGTTCATGAACCGGCGCGACGAGCTGCCGGACGAGGACGAGCAGTTCCAGGCCTACCGCGGCGCGGTCGACGCCATGCACGGCCTGCCGGTGACCATCCGCACCATCGATGTCGGCGCCGACAAGCCGCTGGATGGCCGTGATGGCCGTGGCGACGGCCGCGGCGACGAGTTCGAGACCGCGCTGAACCCGGCGCTGGGCCTGCGCGCGATCCGCTGGTCGCTGTCCGAGCCGGGCATGTTCCTGACCCAGTTGCGCGCGCTGCTGCGCGCCTCGGCCTTCGGCCCGGTGCGGCTGCTGGTGCCGATGCTGGCGCATGCCAGCGAGATCGACCAGACCCTGGCGCTGATCGCGAAGGCCAAGCGCCAGCTGGATGAGCGCGGCGAGCCCTACGACCCGGGCATGAAGGTCGGCGCCATGATCGAGATCCCGGCAGCGGTGCTGCTGCTGCCGCTCTTCCTGCGCAAGATGGACTTCCTCTCCATCGGCACCAACGACCTGATCCAGTACACGCTGGCGATCGACCGCGCCGACAACGCGGTGGCGCATCTGTTCGACCCGCTGCACCCGGCGGTGCTACAACTGGTGGCGCGCACCATCCGCGAAGCCAACCGTGCCGGCGTGCCGGTGGCGGTGTGCGGCGAGATGGCGGGCGACCCGTCGATGACGCGGCTGCTGCTGGGCATGGGCCTGCGCGAGTTCTCGATGCACCCGGCGCAGTTGCTGCGGGTCAAGCAGGAGATCCTGCACGCCAACTGCCAGCTGCTCGAGCCGCTGGTCGACCAGGTGCTCAATGCCTACGACCCGGAGGAGCAGGCCGCAGCCCTGCGGCTGCTCGCGAGACCATGA
- a CDS encoding ammonia channel protein (K03320: amt, AMT, MEP; ammonium transporter, Amt family), protein MKTWFKRFLTAGAMALAIGTAGVGVSTPAAAQDKPAAEASAPAASATPAAAAQAPATPAAAAPAAAAPAAAPAEAAAAPAAAAPVPNKGDTAWLLVATAFVILMTLPGLALFYGGLVRSKNMLSVLMQCLVIFSLVALLWAVYGYSFAFTEGNAFFGGTDRLFMKGLTVEAMAATFSKGVVIPELGFFAFQCAFACITCGLIIGAFAERARFSAVLVFVVLWFTFSYIPMAHMVWFWPGPDAYTDAAAGAAATAKSGWLFQKGALDYAGGTVVHINAAVAGLVGAYMFGKRIGFGREAIRPHSLTFTMVGASLLWFGWFGFNAGSGLEASAGAALAFVNTLLATCAAVLAWTFGEWIGKGKPSMLGGASGAVAGLVAITPAAGFVGPMGSIVIGLIAGLLCLWGVTGLKRMLGMDDSLDVFGVHGVGGIVGALLTGVFASPSLGGTGIYDYVANKVADDYSIAGQLWIQFEGVLTTVVWSGVVAFVAYKLVDMLIGLRVPEDEEREGLDITSHGETAYEV, encoded by the coding sequence ATGAAAACCTGGTTCAAGCGATTCCTGACAGCCGGCGCAATGGCGCTGGCCATCGGCACGGCGGGCGTGGGCGTATCCACGCCCGCCGCCGCACAGGACAAGCCGGCGGCGGAGGCATCTGCCCCGGCCGCCTCCGCCACGCCCGCGGCTGCTGCCCAAGCTCCGGCTACCCCGGCTGCAGCGGCACCTGCCGCCGCTGCCCCGGCCGCCGCCCCCGCGGAAGCCGCTGCCGCGCCGGCCGCTGCCGCACCGGTGCCCAACAAGGGTGACACCGCCTGGCTGCTGGTCGCCACGGCCTTCGTCATCCTGATGACGCTGCCGGGCCTGGCACTGTTCTACGGCGGCCTGGTCCGCTCCAAGAACATGCTGTCGGTGCTGATGCAGTGCCTGGTGATCTTCTCGCTGGTGGCGCTGCTGTGGGCGGTCTACGGCTACAGCTTTGCCTTCACCGAGGGCAACGCTTTCTTCGGCGGCACCGACCGGCTCTTCATGAAGGGCCTGACGGTGGAAGCCATGGCGGCCACCTTCAGCAAGGGCGTGGTGATCCCGGAACTGGGCTTCTTCGCCTTCCAGTGCGCCTTCGCCTGCATCACCTGCGGCCTGATCATCGGCGCCTTCGCGGAGCGTGCGCGCTTCTCGGCCGTGCTGGTGTTCGTGGTGCTGTGGTTCACCTTCTCCTACATCCCGATGGCGCACATGGTCTGGTTCTGGCCGGGTCCTGACGCCTACACCGACGCCGCCGCCGGCGCTGCCGCGACCGCCAAGTCGGGCTGGCTGTTCCAGAAGGGCGCGCTCGACTACGCGGGCGGCACCGTGGTGCACATCAACGCCGCCGTGGCGGGCCTGGTGGGCGCCTACATGTTCGGCAAGCGCATCGGCTTTGGCCGCGAGGCGATCCGTCCGCACAGCCTGACCTTCACCATGGTCGGTGCCTCGTTGCTGTGGTTCGGCTGGTTCGGCTTCAACGCCGGCTCGGGCCTGGAAGCCAGCGCTGGTGCTGCCCTGGCCTTCGTCAACACGCTGCTGGCCACCTGCGCCGCGGTGCTGGCGTGGACCTTCGGCGAGTGGATCGGCAAGGGCAAGCCCTCGATGCTCGGCGGCGCCTCGGGCGCGGTGGCCGGCCTGGTGGCGATCACCCCGGCGGCCGGCTTCGTCGGCCCGATGGGCTCGATCGTGATCGGCCTGATCGCCGGCCTGCTGTGCCTGTGGGGCGTAACCGGCCTGAAGCGCATGCTGGGCATGGACGACTCGCTGGACGTGTTCGGCGTGCACGGCGTGGGCGGCATCGTGGGTGCGCTGCTGACCGGCGTGTTCGCTTCCCCCAGCCTGGGCGGCACGGGCATCTACGACTACGTGGCGAACAAGGTGGCGGATGACTATTCGATCGCCGGCCAGCTGTGGATCCAGTTCGAAGGCGTGCTGACCACGGTGGTGTGGTCGGGCGTGGTGGCCTTTGTGGCCTACAAGCTGGTGGACATGCTGATCGGACTGCGGGTGCCGGAAGACGAAGAGCGCGAGGGCCTGGATATCACCTCGCACGGCGAGACCGCATATGAAGTCTGA
- a CDS encoding nitrogen regulatory protein P-II 1 (indirectly regulates nitrogen metabolism; at high nitrogen levels P-II prevents the phosphorylation of NR-I, the transcriptional activator of the glutamine synthetase gene (glnA); at low nitrogen levels P-II is uridylylated to form PII-UMP and interacts with an adenylyltransferase (GlnE) that activates GlnA~K04752: glnK; nitrogen regulatory protein P-II 2) translates to MKLIIAVIKPFKLDEVREALSDVGVSGITVTEVKGFGRQKGHTELYRGAEYIVDFLPKVKIEVAVPDDVVERAIEAVEKSARTGKIGDGKIFVAPIEQVIRIRTGETGGDAL, encoded by the coding sequence ATGAAACTCATCATTGCAGTCATCAAGCCGTTCAAGCTCGACGAGGTGCGCGAAGCACTGTCGGACGTGGGCGTGTCCGGCATCACCGTGACCGAAGTGAAAGGCTTCGGCCGCCAGAAGGGCCACACCGAGCTGTACCGCGGCGCGGAGTACATCGTCGACTTCCTGCCCAAGGTGAAGATCGAAGTGGCGGTACCCGACGACGTAGTCGAGCGCGCCATCGAGGCGGTCGAGAAATCGGCCCGCACCGGCAAGATCGGCGACGGCAAGATCTTCGTGGCACCGATCGAGCAGGTCATCCGCATCCGCACCGGCGAGACCGGCGGCGATGCCCTGTGA
- a CDS encoding signal peptide protein, whose translation MKKLALAVSAVVLSGAAATAYAQSTDAAAAPAPAAAAAEPASPHTFTANVSLVSDYRYRGISQTNLRPAIQGGFDYAHESGFYVGNWNSSISWLEDANPAVSAPVEMDFYGGFKNTFKVAGTEFNYDLGVLEYYYPGGYNNPRPYTTELYAGIGWGPVMLKYSHSVTNLFGWADSKNSYYVDLSANVPLNFWDLTLNAHVGYQGVKHNSDASYTDWKIGLTKDLGKGFALAVAYVDTNAKEVAYTSANRGRYLGKAAAWASITKTF comes from the coding sequence ATGAAGAAGTTGGCCCTTGCAGTCAGCGCGGTCGTCTTGTCCGGCGCCGCCGCCACCGCGTACGCGCAGAGCACCGACGCGGCGGCAGCCCCGGCGCCCGCCGCCGCCGCTGCCGAGCCGGCATCGCCGCATACATTCACGGCCAACGTGTCGCTGGTCTCGGACTACCGCTATCGCGGTATCAGCCAGACCAACCTGCGGCCCGCGATCCAGGGTGGCTTTGACTACGCGCACGAAAGCGGCTTCTACGTGGGTAACTGGAACTCCAGCATCAGCTGGCTCGAGGATGCCAACCCGGCGGTCTCGGCACCGGTCGAGATGGACTTCTATGGCGGCTTCAAGAACACCTTCAAGGTCGCCGGCACCGAATTCAACTATGACCTGGGCGTGCTCGAGTACTACTACCCGGGCGGCTACAACAATCCGCGCCCGTACACCACGGAACTGTACGCCGGCATCGGCTGGGGCCCGGTCATGCTCAAGTACTCGCACTCGGTCACCAACCTGTTTGGCTGGGCCGACAGCAAGAACAGCTACTACGTCGACCTGAGCGCCAACGTCCCGCTGAACTTCTGGGACCTGACGCTGAACGCGCACGTCGGCTACCAGGGCGTGAAGCACAACAGCGATGCCTCCTATACCGACTGGAAGATCGGCCTGACCAAAGACCTGGGCAAGGGCTTTGCGCTGGCGGTCGCCTATGTTGACACCAACGCCAAGGAAGTGGCCTACACCAGCGCCAACCGTGGCCGCTACCTGGGCAAGGCAGCGGCGTGGGCCTCGATCACCAAGACTTTCTAA
- a CDS encoding PTS fructose transporter subunit IIA (K02821: PTS-Ula-EIIA, ulaC, sgaA; PTS system, ascorbate-specific IIA component [EC:2.7.1.69]), producing the protein MAGILIIAHTPLASALRDCAAHVYCGQPQRLEAIDVLPDADPAAVLAEARRRLAAICEDNGALVLTDIFGATPANIAARLAEPGRVRVLAGVNLPMLVRAICYRGEKLDQLATKALAGGSQGVLQVGTTTVQNQTANHPDKYAAEGHHHHQ; encoded by the coding sequence ATGGCAGGCATCCTGATCATCGCGCACACCCCGCTGGCTTCGGCCCTGCGCGATTGCGCCGCCCACGTCTACTGCGGCCAGCCGCAGCGGCTGGAAGCCATCGACGTCCTTCCCGACGCGGATCCCGCCGCCGTGCTGGCTGAAGCCAGGCGCCGGCTGGCCGCGATCTGCGAAGACAACGGCGCGCTGGTACTTACCGACATCTTCGGCGCCACCCCCGCCAATATCGCCGCGCGCCTGGCCGAGCCGGGCCGCGTGCGCGTGCTGGCCGGCGTCAACCTTCCCATGCTCGTGCGCGCGATCTGCTACCGCGGCGAAAAGCTCGACCAGCTCGCCACCAAGGCGCTGGCCGGCGGCTCGCAGGGCGTGCTGCAGGTCGGCACCACCACCGTACAGAACCAAACCGCCAATCATCCCGACAAATATGCTGCAGAGGGACACCACCATCATCAATAA
- a CDS encoding Fis family transcriptional regulator (K07391: comM; magnesium chelatase family protein), with amino-acid sequence MRVETHLADGLPAFTIVGMADTGVRESRERVRAAILNSGYETPNRRITVNLAPADLPKESGRFVMAIALGILAASGQIPSEALDAHEYAAELSLSGELRPVRGALAMAMGLARDNAARAAAGEAPRAFMVAAGNGAEAALIEDLAVHAAATLRQACDHLAPLPDARLPRAAPALLSTPASGGPDMRDVRGQMQARRAMEVAAAGQHSALLVGPPGTGKSMLAQRLPGLLPPMSLQEALESAAVMSLTPGGFRAELWAQRPCRAPHHTASGPAMVGGGGNPRPGEISLAHHGVLFLDELPEFDRRVLEVLREPLESSRITIARAAGHADFPACFQFIAAMNPCPCGYLGHPDRPCRCTPEQVRRYQSRISGPMLDRIDLQVEVPAQDQGEMLDGPPGEPSASVRVRVLAARERQLARQGKPNSELGGREIELHCMLAPQAQALLRGAMTRLAWSARSYFRVLKVARIIADLEGADVLTVAHVGEAIQYRRALRMAAG; translated from the coding sequence GTGCGCGTCGAGACCCACCTGGCCGATGGCCTGCCGGCGTTCACCATCGTCGGCATGGCCGACACCGGCGTGCGTGAAAGCCGCGAGCGCGTGCGCGCCGCCATCCTCAACAGCGGCTACGAGACTCCCAACCGCCGCATCACTGTCAACCTGGCGCCGGCGGACCTGCCCAAGGAATCCGGCCGCTTCGTTATGGCGATCGCACTGGGCATCCTGGCCGCCAGCGGCCAGATCCCGTCCGAGGCGCTCGACGCCCATGAATATGCCGCCGAGCTGTCGCTGTCCGGCGAACTGCGCCCGGTGCGCGGCGCGCTCGCCATGGCGATGGGCCTGGCACGCGACAACGCCGCGCGCGCGGCCGCCGGCGAAGCGCCGCGCGCCTTCATGGTGGCGGCAGGCAACGGTGCCGAGGCCGCGCTGATCGAAGACCTCGCAGTACACGCCGCCGCCACGCTGCGCCAGGCGTGCGACCACCTCGCCCCCCTGCCCGACGCCCGCCTGCCCCGCGCCGCGCCTGCCCTGCTTTCCACGCCCGCCAGCGGCGGCCCCGACATGCGCGACGTGCGCGGCCAGATGCAGGCGCGCCGGGCGATGGAAGTCGCGGCGGCAGGCCAGCACTCCGCGCTGTTGGTTGGCCCGCCCGGCACCGGCAAGTCGATGCTGGCGCAACGGCTGCCGGGACTGCTGCCGCCGATGTCGCTGCAGGAAGCGCTGGAGTCGGCCGCGGTCATGAGCCTGACGCCAGGCGGCTTCCGCGCCGAACTATGGGCGCAGCGCCCCTGCCGCGCGCCGCACCACACCGCGTCCGGACCGGCGATGGTCGGCGGCGGCGGCAACCCGCGCCCAGGCGAGATCTCGCTGGCCCACCACGGCGTGCTGTTTCTCGACGAGCTTCCTGAATTCGACCGCCGGGTGCTTGAAGTCCTCCGCGAGCCGCTGGAATCCAGCCGCATCACCATCGCCCGCGCCGCCGGGCACGCCGACTTCCCGGCCTGCTTCCAGTTCATCGCGGCGATGAACCCGTGCCCTTGCGGCTACCTCGGCCACCCCGACCGCCCCTGCCGCTGCACGCCGGAGCAGGTGCGGCGCTACCAGTCGCGGATCTCCGGACCGATGCTGGACCGCATCGACCTGCAGGTGGAAGTTCCCGCGCAGGACCAGGGCGAAATGCTGGACGGCCCGCCCGGCGAACCCAGCGCCTCGGTACGCGTTCGCGTGCTGGCTGCGCGCGAGCGACAGCTTGCGCGCCAGGGCAAGCCCAACAGCGAGTTGGGCGGGCGGGAGATCGAGCTGCACTGCATGCTTGCGCCGCAGGCGCAGGCGCTGCTTCGGGGGGCAATGACGCGGCTGGCGTGGTCAGCGCGGTCGTATTTCCGGGTGCTGAAGGTGGCACGGATCATTGCGGATCTGGAGGGCGCCGACGTGCTGACCGTCGCGCATGTGGGCGAGGCGATCCAGTACCGGCGGGCGTTGCGGATGGCGGCTGGGTGA
- a CDS encoding glutathione synthetase (catalyzes the second step in the glutathione biosynthesis pathway, where it synthesizes ATP + gamma-L-glutamyl-L-cysteine + glycine = ADP + phosphate + glutathione~K01920: E6.3.2.3, gshB; glutathione synthase [EC:6.3.2.3]) translates to MRILFITDPLETFKTYKDSTYAMMTEAAARGHELYWCLQPQLTLSGRVVETMATRLHLTGDDHAWYREGNSALEPLSAFDAVLMRKDPPFDMEYVTSTWLLELAESQGARVFNKPRAIRDHSEKLAIAQYPEFITPTLVTRDLARIRDFHAEHRDIIVKPLDGMGGMGVFRVGADGMNLAAIVETLGHDGARTLMVQRYIPAIKDGDKRILLIGGVPVPYSLARVPMAGEVRGNLAAGGTGRAQELSKRDREIAEALAPGLWEQGLLLVGLDVIGDYLTEVNVTSPTCFQEITQQTGFHVAAMFIDALEHAVGAAGS, encoded by the coding sequence ATGCGCATCCTCTTCATCACTGACCCGCTGGAGACCTTCAAGACCTACAAGGACTCCACCTACGCCATGATGACCGAGGCCGCCGCGCGCGGCCACGAGCTGTACTGGTGCCTGCAGCCGCAACTGACGCTGTCCGGCCGCGTGGTCGAGACCATGGCCACGCGGCTGCACCTGACCGGCGACGACCATGCCTGGTACCGCGAAGGCAACAGCGCGCTGGAGCCGCTGTCCGCCTTCGACGCGGTCCTGATGCGCAAGGATCCGCCGTTCGACATGGAATACGTCACCAGCACCTGGCTGCTGGAACTGGCCGAGTCGCAGGGCGCGCGGGTCTTCAACAAGCCGCGCGCGATCCGCGACCATTCCGAGAAGCTGGCGATCGCCCAGTACCCGGAATTCATCACGCCGACGCTGGTGACGCGCGACCTGGCGCGCATCCGCGATTTCCACGCTGAGCACCGCGACATCATCGTCAAGCCGCTCGACGGCATGGGCGGCATGGGCGTGTTCCGCGTCGGCGCGGACGGCATGAACCTGGCCGCGATCGTCGAGACGCTGGGCCATGACGGAGCGCGCACTCTGATGGTGCAGCGCTATATCCCGGCGATCAAGGACGGCGACAAGCGCATCCTGCTGATCGGCGGCGTGCCGGTGCCATATTCGCTGGCGCGGGTGCCGATGGCCGGCGAAGTGCGCGGCAACCTGGCCGCCGGCGGCACCGGACGCGCCCAGGAGCTGAGCAAGCGCGACCGCGAGATCGCCGAGGCGCTGGCGCCGGGGCTGTGGGAGCAGGGCTTGCTGCTGGTGGGGCTGGATGTGATCGGCGACTACCTCACCGAAGTCAATGTGACGAGTCCGACCTGTTTCCAAGAGATCACCCAGCAGACCGGCTTCCATGTCGCGGCGATGTTCATCGACGCGCTGGAGCATGCCGTGGGCGCCGCCGGCAGCTAA